In the genome of Misgurnus anguillicaudatus chromosome 11, ASM2758022v2, whole genome shotgun sequence, one region contains:
- the blnk gene encoding B-cell linker protein produces the protein MEHLNKLTAPATVKLRQLQKIVQDIKKNDDSLFNRLKRFQTEQTANILKSGRNTLDRIKKKGPPKVPTRDYQDEAAESEKYSDSDFDSDTYEDPQCEHEDNYEPPPRSEAHAVNTFTVAQSITNSRGQYVDSCRGRPAKPNTSFHLVRKNVGVIRKNQADDDDDDENDYVEPEETIENDNYIDPTGRTPTKPLVNRVTKPTRPNKPDFCGVPEERSQYKMRANTTLQVNTQMTQPKVSPRMQIRKPTMTPQDPDSEDEYEVCDGDDESPEVSTETRRSVPTPRPRDLKKSSPAMMPKPSAPHRDTEGPSIHTARSPPDTTVSPPSTGFHRARMPLPKQISSQSRGTLPSESKAPRDAEEEAGVYNKVWYASSCARRTAEDALIRMGKDGSFLLRKSSGVDAQQPYTLVVFYNGRVYNIPVRYIASSKQFALGKEKQGEDRFCSVSDIVENHQKNPLVLVDSQSNTKDFTKLRYPVKP, from the exons ATGGAGCACCTGAATAAACTCACCGCACCTGCTACCGTAAAACTTCG ACAGCTCCAAAAAATTGTTCAAGATATTAAGAAGAATGACGACAGTCTGTTCAACAGATTAAAACG GTTTCAGACTGAACAAACTGCTAATATTCTCAAATCTGGGAGAAATACATTGGACCG GATAAAGAAAAAGGGGCCGCCAAAAGTTCCTACAAGAGACTATCAAG ATGAAGCAGCAGAAAGTGAGAAGTACTCAGATTCAGATTTT GATAGTGATACGTATGAGGACCCACAGTGTGAACATGAAGACAACTATGAACCTCCACCAAGGTCTGAAGCTCATGCTGTAAACACCTTCACTGTAGCTCAATCCATCACAAACAGCAGAGGCCAATATGTGG ACAGCTGTCGTGGTCGACCGGCAAAACCGAACACCTCCTTCCATCTGGTACGGAAGAATGTGGGTGTAATCAGGAAAAATCAAGCAGACGACGACGATGACGATGAA AATGACTATGTTGAGCCAGAAGAAACAATAGAGAATGACAATTACATTGACCCCACTGGCAGAACACCAACAA AGCCCCTTGTTAACAGGGTGACCAAACCGACACGGCCAAACAAACCAG atttctgTGGGGTTCCTGAG GAAAGATCTCAGTATAAGATGCG GGCTAACACAACTTTACAAGTAAACACACAAATGACTCAACCTAAAGTCAGCCCCAG AATGCAAATCAGAAAGCCAACTATGACCCCA CAGGATCCAGACTCAGAGGATGAGTATGAAGTGTGTGATGGAGATGATG AAAGCCCAGAAGTGAGCACAGAGACCCGAAGATCCGTTCCTACACCCCGTCCCAGAGACCT aaagaAATCAAGTCCTGCCATGATGCCG AAACCAAGCGCTCCCCATAGAGATACTGAAG GCCCTTCAATACATACAGCACGAAGCCCACCGGACACCACTGTAAGCCCACCATCAACAGGATTTCACAGAGCCAG GATGCCTCTTCCTAAACAGATTTCCTCCCAAA GCAGAGGAACGTTGCCTTCAGAGAGCAAAGCACCCCGAGATGCTGAAGAG GAAGCGGGTGTCTATAATAAAGTTTGGTACGCCAGCAGTTGTGCTCGCAGGACGGCGGAGGACGCGCTCATTCGCATGGGGAAG GACGGCTCGTTTCTGCTCAGGAAGAGTTCGGGCGTGGACGCGCAGCAGCCGTACACGTTGGTGGTGTTTTACAACGGGCGTGTGTACAACATCCCGGTCCGCTACATCGCGTCGTCAAAACAGTTTGCGCTGGGAAAAGAAAAACAAGGAGAAGAT CGTTTCTGCAGTGTTTCTGACATTGTGGAGAATCATCAGAAAAATCCTTTAGTGCTGGTGGACTCGCAGAGCAACACCAAAGACTTCACCAAACTCAGATATCCAGTGAAACCATAA